A segment of the Candidatus Bathyarchaeum sp. genome:
ATCTTGCTTTGGCTGCTTCAACCCAAGAAATTCGCCACACAAAATCTTTGTCTAACAGATCTCTTTTCATCTCTAATATGTGAGGGTCTAAGTCGCCAAAAAACACAATTAAATCCAGCCCAGCATCTACGGCATAATCACAAATTTCAGTAGTTGCGGTCTGGTTTTCGCTTACAGGTCCTGACTGTAAAACAAACAGATTCGTGTAGTTTTTCACCTTGTCAATAAGAAGTTTTGCTTCTGTGGTTGTGTTTCCACAAAATGACACCCCAACATAGCAGTCTGGCTGTGTTATGTTTTCTGGGTTGCTTTCGTTGCCTGTTGACACAAAGAACGTGCTACTTGCTATCAACAGAACGCACACTAAGGGGATGGTTAGCAGTTTTTTCATTTTTCCACTTTTAGGGGTTAAGTGAATTTTTTTGCAGTGCTTAGTTTTTATGAAAAAACACTGTTTTTAACATACTAATTCTATTAGCATCCTAATATGAAGAGGACTTGGCGACTTTTGAGGGTTTAGTTAAATTTAGTCCAAGAACGATTTCAACTTCATTATCCTGTTTACGTTTGATTTTGTGTTATGACACATGAAGGGTGTATGGTTGAACTCTCCAAAAGTGATTATTAGGTGTTTAAGCCATGCATTCAATATATATCGTGGTAGAACGTTTATCAACAGTAAAAGACTGCTACCAACTCGAAGATTTCATCGATGTAATCTGGCTTCTTAGCAACTAACAAACACGTAAGCATAACCTGAACAGGAACCCTATACACGAGGGCACCCAAGCAAGTAGTAAAAGTTAGGGGGTTTAATGTTGAAAACAGCTTTTTTTGTGAAACATCAGCTTACAGCAACTAAAACAAAATTTGATGGGGATACGCAAAAGCTTCGAAGAGAGCTAATTATTGATTTGCTGTTTCTTAAAGAGTATACGTCCCGCAGGTCTAACGACCGGCGCCTAAGTGACAAAAACAGGATAAAATGGATGCAAGTTACAGCAGAAATTACCCGTGCCATCAGTTACATCTCCAAAGACCTTGACACATTAGACAACAAAGAACGAATCGAAAAACTACAAAAAATTCTTGAAAAGTTCTGATAAGAGGTTTTAGCAAACTTTAGTTAAAAGTGGTGAGCCGAGCAATATTTGACGCTAAATAAAGCACTAGCAGAAATGTCGACGTGCGTTAATCCTGAGCTAGCTTCACAGCCTTCTATGTACAGAAATCCGTTAACGGTTAAAATTTAATCAACAACAACGGACGGGCCATGCGGACAGTTAATGGACCGTAAAAGGGCGGTACTCTGGTTTTTACCCCCATACAATAATTACCCCTTATCCCATCATTGTACATTCATATTCCATTATGGTACCATCCATGTACGAAAGGAAAAAGTAGGCTTACATCCTGAACAGAGATATTGGATGCAACATGCCATAATGGAAGCAGAAAAGAACACAAACGTCAAGAAGAAAGGTCAGTTCCTACGCATTCTAGAGGATCTGAATCATAAAGCGGTATAAGAAAGATTTATGGTTTTTCTCGTCCAGAGGTTTTAATTGATGGTGAATTAACAATGCCTGTTTTTGATGCGTCCATACAGATTCAAAATGTTGTGGCAGCTGCTACGTTGAATCAGAAGTTTGATCTTAATGCAATTGTTAAGGGGAACCCCCTAGTTGAGTATCGTCCAGAGAAATTTCCTGGATTAGTTTATAGGTTAAAAAAGCCCAAAACTGCAATTTTAATCTTCAGCACAGGAAAGATGGTTTGCACTGGAGCCAAATCTGAGAATGAATCAAAGAAGGCTGTTCTGAAAGTCGTACGCGAACTGAAAAAAAGCGGAATAATCATCACTAGCAAACCCGAAATTAAGATAGTGAACATTGTTGCTTCAGCGAATCTTTTGGGGATAATAGAACTGGAAGATTGCGCTTACTCTCTCGAAAAAACCATGTATGAGCCTGAACAGTTTCCGGGTCTCATCTACCGAATGGATGACCCCAAAGTTGTGATTCTTCTCTTCGCAAGCGG
Coding sequences within it:
- a CDS encoding TATA-box-binding protein, whose protein sequence is MPVFDASIQIQNVVAAATLNQKFDLNAIVKGNPLVEYRPEKFPGLVYRLKKPKTAILIFSTGKMVCTGAKSENESKKAVLKVVRELKKSGIIITSKPEIKIVNIVASANLLGIIELEDCAYSLEKTMYEPEQFPGLIYRMDDPKVVILLFASGKLVCTGATKEEDVYLAVDRLHKILEEKELIVKD